A region of Flavobacterium indicum GPTSA100-9 = DSM 17447 DNA encodes the following proteins:
- a CDS encoding L-threonylcarbamoyladenylate synthase, whose product MDINTEVHNAFEVIKNGGIILYPTDTVWGIGCDASNPEAVQKIYALKQREESKSMICLVNGEKMLYNMFKDIPETAWQLWDFATKPTTLILDNPKGIAPNIIASDHSIGVRLVKEPFCYKLMERMKKPLVSTSANISGEPTPKSFKEISPEIIKGVDYVVNLHHEKICDKPSTIIKLTLDSQVKIIRK is encoded by the coding sequence ATGGACATTAACACAGAAGTACATAACGCCTTTGAAGTCATTAAAAATGGAGGAATTATTTTGTACCCTACAGATACAGTTTGGGGAATAGGTTGTGATGCATCAAATCCTGAAGCTGTACAAAAAATATATGCCTTAAAACAGAGAGAAGAATCTAAAAGCATGATATGTTTAGTAAATGGCGAAAAAATGTTGTATAATATGTTCAAAGACATCCCTGAAACTGCTTGGCAACTCTGGGATTTTGCTACTAAACCAACTACATTAATTTTAGACAATCCTAAAGGAATTGCTCCAAATATTATTGCCTCAGATCATTCCATTGGTGTTCGGTTAGTTAAAGAACCCTTTTGTTATAAACTAATGGAACGAATGAAAAAACCTTTAGTTTCAACATCTGCTAATATTTCTGGTGAACCCACTCCAAAATCTTTTAAAGAAATTAGTCCTGAAATTATAAAGGGTGTGGACTATGTTGTAAATTTGCACCACGAAAAAATATGTGATAAACCTTCTACGATTATTAAATTAACCTTAGATAGTCAAGTGAAGATTATCCGAAAATAA
- a CDS encoding CCA tRNA nucleotidyltransferase, producing MNYKKHLEHKIFTIISQAAQELNLECYVIGGFVRDILLQRDHKKDIDIVAVGSGIELALKVSQLIPHQPKVQVFKNYGTAMLRYDDMDIEFVGARKESYNFESRKPVVENGTLKDDQERRDFTINAMAFSLNQEKFGELVDPFNGVEDLQNKIIKTPLDADITYSDDPLRMMRAIRFATQLNFKIETDSLAAITRNKDRIKIISGERIVDELNKILASSQPSIGFLHLFNTGLLELLLPELTALNNVEEVEGHTHKNNFYHTLEVVDNICPNTTNLWLRWAALLHDIGKAPTKKFHKKQGWTFHGHEFLGGKMVKKIFERLHMPLNQKMKFVQKMVMMSSRPIVLAQDIVTDSAVRRLVFDAGEDVEELMILCEADITTKNPKKFQKYHNNFKIVREKIIEVEEKDRVRVFQPPISGEEIMELFGLKPCREIGVLKEAVKEAILEGEIPNEYQSAYDFVLAKAKKMGLEKI from the coding sequence ATGAATTATAAAAAACATTTAGAGCATAAAATATTTACAATCATCTCTCAAGCCGCGCAAGAATTAAACTTGGAGTGCTATGTAATTGGTGGTTTTGTTCGTGATATATTACTTCAAAGAGACCATAAAAAAGATATTGATATCGTGGCAGTTGGAAGTGGTATTGAGTTGGCATTGAAAGTTTCTCAATTAATTCCTCATCAACCTAAAGTGCAAGTTTTTAAGAATTATGGGACGGCCATGCTTCGTTATGATGATATGGATATTGAATTCGTAGGAGCACGTAAAGAAAGTTACAACTTTGAAAGTAGAAAGCCGGTTGTAGAAAATGGTACATTGAAAGATGATCAAGAGCGCAGAGATTTTACCATCAATGCGATGGCTTTTTCTTTGAATCAAGAGAAGTTTGGTGAATTGGTTGATCCTTTTAATGGGGTGGAGGATTTACAAAATAAGATCATTAAAACACCGTTAGACGCTGATATTACGTATTCAGATGACCCACTTCGAATGATGCGAGCCATTCGTTTTGCAACACAATTGAATTTTAAAATTGAGACTGATTCTCTCGCTGCTATTACTAGAAATAAAGACCGAATTAAAATTATTTCAGGGGAACGCATTGTTGATGAATTAAATAAAATTTTAGCATCGAGTCAACCTTCTATAGGTTTTTTACATTTATTTAACACGGGGTTACTAGAATTATTACTTCCTGAATTAACGGCTTTAAATAATGTAGAGGAAGTAGAAGGACATACGCATAAAAATAATTTTTACCACACCTTAGAAGTGGTTGATAATATTTGTCCAAACACAACGAACCTATGGTTGCGATGGGCCGCTTTATTGCATGATATTGGTAAAGCTCCCACTAAAAAATTTCATAAAAAGCAAGGTTGGACATTCCACGGACATGAATTTTTAGGTGGTAAAATGGTTAAGAAAATTTTTGAACGATTGCATATGCCATTGAATCAAAAAATGAAATTTGTGCAAAAAATGGTTATGATGAGTTCAAGACCCATTGTACTTGCGCAAGATATTGTTACGGATTCGGCCGTTCGTCGTTTGGTTTTTGATGCTGGTGAAGATGTTGAAGAATTAATGATTTTATGTGAAGCTGACATCACCACTAAAAACCCTAAAAAGTTTCAGAAATACCACAATAACTTTAAAATTGTAAGAGAAAAAATTATTGAGGTAGAGGAAAAGGATAGGGTAAGAGTATTTCAACCTCCTATTTCTGGGGAAGAAATTATGGAATTGTTTGGATTGAAACCTTGTAGAGAAATTGGTGTTCTTAAAGAAGCGGTAAAAGAAGCCATTTTAGAAGGCGAAATACCCAATGAATATCAATCGGCCTATGATTTTGTTTTGGCTAAAGCAAAAAAAATGGGTTTAGAAAAAATATAA
- a CDS encoding COX15/CtaA family protein has protein sequence MKTNTSIIIWLLSGCALLFIMVTVGGITRLTNSGLSMTDWHLIHDTFPPTSEEKWMEAFNEYKKYPEYIKINQFKEGGFTLEDYKSIFFWEWFHRFIGRIIGVVFIIPFMYFLIRKKLDKPTINKSLILLGMGAFQGFLGWFMVASGLKDNPDVSHFRLAIHLTFAFITFAYTLWVALDLIYPERNQPIVELRKIARIALVVLLIQIIYGGFVAGLNAGLVHNHWPLMSDGQFFHESITLEQSTLFKSFTEGKSGVQFIHRTFAYVVVGMIILLFVKSRKFVLHTTQSNGVKILLAFVFVQFLLGVFTLLYAVPIWLGLAHQIMAFFLLSATVFTLHRLSK, from the coding sequence ATGAAAACAAATACCTCTATTATTATTTGGCTACTTTCTGGTTGTGCCTTATTGTTCATCATGGTAACCGTGGGTGGCATTACGCGCTTAACAAATTCGGGATTATCCATGACGGATTGGCATTTAATTCATGATACTTTTCCTCCTACCAGTGAAGAGAAATGGATGGAAGCATTTAATGAATATAAAAAGTATCCTGAATACATTAAAATAAATCAATTTAAAGAAGGCGGATTTACATTAGAAGATTATAAATCGATTTTCTTTTGGGAATGGTTTCACCGTTTCATCGGTAGAATAATTGGTGTGGTATTTATCATTCCCTTTATGTATTTTTTAATTCGAAAAAAATTAGATAAGCCAACTATTAATAAAAGTCTAATTTTACTTGGAATGGGGGCTTTTCAAGGATTTTTAGGTTGGTTTATGGTTGCTAGTGGATTGAAAGATAATCCAGATGTAAGTCATTTTAGATTGGCCATTCACTTAACTTTTGCCTTTATAACTTTTGCTTACACACTATGGGTGGCGCTAGACTTAATTTATCCTGAACGCAACCAACCTATAGTTGAATTAAGAAAAATTGCTCGAATTGCATTAGTTGTTTTACTTATCCAAATTATTTATGGTGGATTTGTTGCTGGATTAAACGCCGGATTAGTTCATAATCATTGGCCTTTAATGAGCGATGGACAATTTTTTCATGAAAGTATTACATTAGAGCAATCCACATTATTCAAGTCATTTACTGAAGGAAAAAGTGGTGTCCAATTTATTCACAGAACTTTTGCTTATGTAGTAGTTGGAATGATTATTTTGTTATTTGTAAAAAGTAGAAAGTTTGTGTTACATACCACGCAAAGCAATGGAGTTAAAATTCTTTTAGCCTTTGTTTTTGTTCAATTTCTTTTAGGGGTATTTACCCTATTGTATGCTGTGCCAATTTGGTTAGGATTAGCACATCAAATTATGGCATTCTTTTTATTGTCGGCAACAGTGTTTACTTTACATCGATTGAGTAAATAA
- a CDS encoding thioredoxin family protein, protein MLKKIGFLVLFVGALMSFDKPSSGYQVGDTATDFKLKSVDNKYYSMADYKDAKGFIVVFTCNHCPFAVKYEDRIIDLAKKYKSKGYVLLAINPNDPVAQPDDSFEKMQVRAKEKKFSFPYLFDEGQKIYPQYGATKTPHVFLLDKNRVVKYIGAIDDNVEDAKAVKEHYLENAIAALEKGQEPNPSTTKAIGCSIKVKK, encoded by the coding sequence ATGTTAAAGAAAATTGGATTTTTAGTATTATTTGTTGGGGCTTTAATGAGTTTTGACAAACCTAGCTCAGGGTATCAAGTGGGCGATACGGCGACTGATTTCAAATTAAAATCGGTAGACAATAAGTATTATAGTATGGCTGATTATAAAGATGCCAAAGGATTTATTGTGGTTTTCACTTGCAACCATTGTCCGTTTGCAGTAAAATATGAAGACCGAATTATTGACCTAGCTAAAAAATACAAATCAAAAGGTTATGTTCTTCTAGCAATAAACCCGAATGATCCAGTTGCCCAACCCGACGATAGTTTTGAAAAAATGCAAGTGCGTGCCAAAGAGAAAAAATTTAGTTTCCCGTATTTATTTGATGAGGGACAAAAAATTTATCCACAATACGGAGCAACAAAAACACCACATGTTTTTTTATTGGATAAAAATAGAGTTGTAAAATATATTGGAGCCATTGACGACAATGTGGAAGATGCCAAAGCAGTTAAAGAACATTATTTAGAAAATGCCATTGCAGCACTAGAAAAAGGTCAAGAACCGAATCCGAGTACAACAAAAGCGATTGGATGTTCAATAAAAGTTAAGAAATAA
- a CDS encoding TlpA family protein disulfide reductase codes for MRYFIYTVFFSLFICTTSEAQELKTFKTYEELNQYLSEPKDKPLVVNFWATWCAPCVKELPYFEELHQKNSEVTVITVSLDFEKQVESKLIPFLKKKKYTFITTYMADHDYNNWLHLIDPNWSGSIPATLIINKNKRTFIEQEFASFDELNKYVNQTINN; via the coding sequence ATGAGATATTTTATTTATACGGTATTTTTTTCTTTGTTTATATGCACTACAAGTGAGGCACAAGAATTAAAAACTTTTAAAACTTATGAAGAATTAAATCAATATTTATCAGAACCAAAAGACAAACCTCTTGTCGTAAACTTTTGGGCAACTTGGTGTGCGCCTTGTGTTAAAGAATTACCTTATTTTGAGGAATTGCACCAAAAAAACAGTGAAGTAACTGTAATAACGGTGAGTCTTGACTTTGAAAAGCAAGTAGAGAGCAAACTGATTCCTTTTTTAAAGAAAAAGAAATATACTTTTATAACAACTTATATGGCAGACCATGATTATAATAATTGGTTACATTTAATTGATCCTAATTGGTCGGGGTCTATTCCGGCTACCTTAATTATTAACAAGAACAAACGCACATTCATTGAACAAGAATTTGCTTCTTTTGATGAGTTAAATAAGTATGTAAATCAAACTATAAATAATTAA
- a CDS encoding LytR/AlgR family response regulator transcription factor translates to MNIIIIEDEKPAARLLQRKVEKLGLAITCMLHSVEEAVEWFQNNTHPDLIFLDIQLSDGLSFEIFETISINSAIIFTTAYDEYALRAFKLNSIDYLLKPIDEDELETAISKFKKQVQKNTTASLDLELIKKMLVPQSEKEYKKRFSVKIGQQLKVIPIEEIECIYSENKGTYLHTKENRNYLLDTSLEVIENELNPKDFFRISRKYIIPLTAIKEIQVYTNSRLKIILPTYKEDEVIVARERVSDFKDWIG, encoded by the coding sequence ATGAATATAATCATCATTGAAGACGAAAAACCAGCCGCACGATTGTTACAACGTAAAGTTGAAAAATTGGGATTAGCAATCACTTGCATGCTCCATTCTGTTGAAGAAGCTGTAGAATGGTTTCAAAACAATACACATCCCGATTTAATTTTTCTCGATATTCAATTATCAGATGGTTTGTCATTTGAAATTTTTGAAACTATTTCTATAAATAGTGCCATCATTTTTACCACAGCTTATGATGAATATGCCTTGCGCGCATTTAAATTAAACAGTATTGATTATTTATTAAAACCAATAGATGAAGACGAATTAGAAACTGCCATTTCAAAATTTAAAAAACAAGTTCAAAAAAATACCACTGCATCATTAGATTTAGAACTGATAAAAAAAATGTTGGTCCCACAATCCGAAAAAGAATATAAAAAACGATTTTCGGTTAAAATTGGACAACAATTAAAAGTTATTCCGATTGAAGAAATTGAGTGTATATATAGTGAAAACAAAGGGACTTACCTACACACTAAAGAAAACAGGAATTATTTATTAGATACTTCGTTAGAGGTTATTGAAAATGAATTGAATCCGAAAGATTTTTTTAGAATTAGCCGAAAATACATTATTCCACTTACTGCTATTAAAGAGATTCAGGTGTATACCAATTCACGATTAAAAATAATTTTACCTACCTATAAAGAAGACGAAGTTATTGTAGCTCGTGAACGAGTGAGTGACTTTAAAGATTGGATTGGGTAA
- a CDS encoding 2TM domain-containing protein, with product MNNTVDKLNSLNKREFRRFVPSNDEELKYYEALKKVKRIKGFYTHAIVFVVINIFIIIANINELKEGESYFQLKNFYTLLFWGMGLIAHGLSVFLPDFMLGKNWEERKIKELMEKEKANKWE from the coding sequence ATGAATAATACTGTAGATAAATTAAACAGTTTAAATAAACGCGAATTTAGACGATTTGTTCCATCAAATGATGAAGAATTAAAATACTATGAAGCCTTAAAAAAAGTAAAGCGTATTAAAGGTTTTTATACCCACGCAATTGTATTTGTGGTGATTAACATTTTTATAATTATTGCGAATATTAATGAATTAAAAGAAGGTGAAAGCTATTTTCAATTGAAAAATTTCTATACCCTATTGTTTTGGGGAATGGGATTAATAGCACATGGTTTATCTGTTTTCTTACCTGATTTCATGCTGGGAAAAAACTGGGAAGAACGAAAAATTAAAGAATTAATGGAAAAAGAAAAGGCAAACAAGTGGGAATAA
- a CDS encoding 2TM domain-containing protein gives MEPTKFNDHEKYREAKKQVQELKGFYIHLFFYLALTLYFIYLNLTYSPQHIWFYWPMLGWGIGLFFHASKVFNFFPFLDKKWEEKKIQEYMNQTKNNQNE, from the coding sequence ATGGAACCGACAAAATTTAATGATCATGAAAAATATAGAGAAGCCAAAAAACAAGTTCAAGAATTAAAAGGATTTTATATTCATCTTTTTTTCTATTTGGCTTTAACACTCTATTTCATTTATCTAAACCTTACCTATTCACCTCAACATATTTGGTTTTATTGGCCGATGTTAGGATGGGGAATTGGACTTTTCTTTCATGCAAGTAAAGTATTTAATTTCTTTCCTTTCTTAGATAAAAAATGGGAAGAAAAAAAGATTCAAGAATATATGAACCAAACAAAAAACAATCAAAATGAATAA
- a CDS encoding 2TM domain-containing protein gives METQENNSTYAEAVSKVKSLKRFYIKIIVYCAAVILYFLKNYTEAPLNFWPLNWLTETVLLIWSFIMGLEVLDFVFKRYIFSSKWEEKKIKTLLNKEVKNQNWK, from the coding sequence ATGGAAACACAAGAAAATAATTCAACCTATGCAGAAGCTGTTTCTAAAGTAAAATCGCTAAAAAGATTTTATATAAAGATTATCGTTTATTGTGCGGCTGTTATCCTCTATTTTTTAAAAAATTATACGGAAGCTCCTTTAAATTTTTGGCCATTAAATTGGTTGACAGAAACGGTACTTTTAATTTGGAGTTTTATTATGGGATTGGAAGTATTAGACTTTGTATTTAAACGGTACATTTTTTCCTCTAAATGGGAAGAAAAAAAGATTAAAACACTATTAAATAAAGAAGTTAAGAATCAAAATTGGAAGTAA
- a CDS encoding 2TM domain-containing protein: MNVYSKEFPKATYISLSVFGVILIIQFITGTPLELNAKLLYQFLFTMLYGYALYYANTFLFIQLDHYFNEDRFSKKRILIGFVLSFLLSLFVIFLLRMFEDIGVEGKSFEDYIQNEKPANYLVASIFTLFISLIIHAVYFYKSYQENRVKEQKIIAGTASAQFESLKNQIDPHFLFNSLNVLSSLIEENPDAAQKFTTSLSKVYRYVLEQKDKELVSVEEELNFAKTYMNLLKMRFENSITFELPSNFENEEAKVVPLSLQLLLENCIKHNVVSEQKPLHIKIKVEDNQLVVSNNLQKKETLSDRKGVGLQNIVNRYAILTKRHVLVEENETSFHVFLPILTKQITKMETQFIYNEKVAYEKAKERVTQLKGFYGNLLSYCIVIPVLIIINVITSDFQWFWFPLLGWGLGLTFHAFETFGFGKRWEEKKIQEYLSKYDNQNWK, encoded by the coding sequence ATGAACGTATACAGTAAAGAATTTCCAAAAGCAACATACATCAGTTTAAGTGTATTTGGTGTGATTCTAATCATACAATTTATAACAGGTACACCCCTTGAATTGAATGCTAAATTATTGTATCAATTCTTATTTACCATGCTTTATGGATATGCTTTATATTATGCCAATACGTTCTTATTTATTCAACTCGATCATTACTTTAATGAAGACCGATTTTCAAAAAAAAGAATTCTAATAGGTTTTGTTCTTTCTTTTTTATTATCGCTATTTGTTATTTTCTTATTAAGAATGTTTGAAGATATAGGTGTAGAAGGAAAATCTTTTGAAGACTATATTCAAAATGAAAAACCAGCGAATTATTTAGTAGCCTCTATTTTTACACTCTTTATATCATTAATTATTCATGCTGTTTACTTTTATAAATCGTATCAAGAAAATCGGGTTAAAGAACAAAAGATAATTGCAGGCACTGCTTCAGCACAGTTTGAAAGCTTAAAAAATCAAATCGACCCCCATTTTCTTTTCAACAGCTTAAATGTTTTAAGTTCCTTGATAGAAGAAAATCCAGATGCGGCTCAGAAGTTTACTACTTCCCTATCGAAAGTTTATCGTTATGTGTTAGAACAAAAAGATAAAGAATTAGTATCGGTAGAAGAAGAATTAAATTTTGCAAAAACGTACATGAATTTACTGAAAATGCGATTTGAAAACAGCATCACTTTTGAATTGCCTTCAAATTTTGAAAACGAGGAAGCAAAAGTAGTGCCCTTATCGCTTCAATTACTTTTAGAAAATTGTATTAAACACAATGTGGTTAGTGAACAAAAACCACTACATATAAAAATAAAGGTAGAAGACAATCAACTTGTAGTTTCAAATAATTTACAAAAGAAAGAAACCTTGTCTGATAGAAAAGGAGTTGGTTTACAAAATATTGTCAATAGATACGCCATACTAACTAAACGTCATGTTTTAGTGGAGGAAAATGAAACCTCATTTCATGTATTTCTACCTATTTTAACTAAACAAATAACAAAAATGGAAACACAATTTATATATAATGAAAAAGTTGCTTACGAAAAAGCAAAAGAGCGTGTAACACAATTAAAAGGTTTTTATGGTAATTTATTATCCTATTGTATTGTGATTCCTGTATTAATAATAATCAATGTAATAACCTCAGATTTTCAATGGTTTTGGTTTCCTTTATTAGGCTGGGGATTAGGATTAACTTTTCATGCTTTTGAAACCTTTGGATTTGGCAAAAGATGGGAAGAGAAAAAAATTCAAGAGTATCTTAGTAAATATGACAATCAAAATTGGAAGTAA
- a CDS encoding T9SS type A sorting domain-containing protein has protein sequence MRKYFLILLIFPLLSSSQIINFSDINLKTKLLQASVNSSIAYDVNYNQIKIDVNNNNEIEINEALLVYALNISNSNINNLNGLESFNNMIDLNCSTNNITSFNFNLFPNLLYFKGNDNLITSLSINNHNTIDTILLANNNLTSTVVSNCSNLWELNCSNNNLTSINIANLPTLFNLNLNNNQLANVNLSNFQNLNYVYFNNNVLTTLTFNNCPNILIVNCSNNLLTQLNFSNLTLLNSIYCFDNQLNTINISGCTSLKNLFSANNNLVSIDASTCSSLDILDCQNNQLTNINVKNNSNETSYGICGNPNLNNVCIDNNLEEINQMTSQVSICGYPNVLINPNCTLSVNSVNMTLTFEIFPNPTQDILNINTNSHNSIKSVKIYNTVGQLVFTKISYIEENMVELDIASLSPGVYLTLIDSEHGVLIEKIIKN, from the coding sequence ATGAGAAAATATTTCTTAATACTCCTAATTTTTCCATTATTATCAAGCTCTCAAATTATTAATTTTTCTGATATAAATCTAAAAACTAAACTATTACAAGCCAGCGTAAATAGTTCAATAGCATACGATGTAAATTACAATCAAATCAAAATTGATGTAAATAATAATAATGAAATTGAAATTAATGAAGCATTATTAGTTTACGCTCTTAATATTTCGAATAGTAATATTAATAATTTAAATGGGTTAGAATCTTTCAACAATATGATTGATTTAAATTGTAGTACTAATAATATTACAAGTTTTAATTTTAATTTATTTCCAAATCTCTTATATTTTAAAGGAAATGATAATCTTATAACTTCATTATCAATAAATAATCACAACACTATTGATACAATTCTACTTGCTAATAATAATCTTACTAGTACAGTTGTATCCAATTGCAGTAATTTATGGGAACTTAATTGTTCCAATAACAATCTTACCTCTATAAATATAGCAAACTTACCAACGCTGTTCAACTTAAATTTAAACAATAATCAACTAGCAAATGTTAACTTATCCAATTTTCAAAATTTGAATTATGTATATTTCAACAATAATGTATTAACTACATTAACATTTAATAATTGTCCAAATATTTTAATAGTAAATTGTTCAAACAATTTATTAACTCAATTAAACTTTAGTAATTTAACATTATTAAATAGTATTTATTGTTTTGATAACCAATTAAACACAATAAATATTTCAGGGTGTACAAGTTTAAAAAATCTATTTAGCGCAAATAATAATTTAGTATCTATAGATGCCTCAACCTGCTCATCTCTAGATATATTAGATTGTCAAAATAATCAATTAACCAATATAAATGTAAAAAATAATTCAAATGAAACTTCGTATGGAATATGTGGAAATCCAAATTTAAACAACGTTTGTATTGATAACAATTTGGAAGAAATAAATCAAATGACGTCTCAAGTGTCAATTTGCGGATACCCTAATGTACTTATAAATCCGAATTGTACTCTTAGTGTAAATTCAGTTAATATGACATTAACATTTGAAATATTCCCTAATCCAACTCAAGACATTCTTAATATAAACACTAATTCACACAATTCAATTAAATCTGTCAAAATTTACAATACTGTCGGACAGTTGGTATTCACAAAAATAAGTTATATCGAAGAAAACATGGTAGAATTGGATATAGCATCACTAAGTCCGGGCGTATATCTTACATTAATCGATTCAGAACATGGAGTATTAATAGAAAAGATAATAAAAAATTAA
- a CDS encoding Fic family protein: MKPPYDITPKILKLISSISEKIGEVNANYLSKQSPELRKQNRIKTIYSSLQIEGNTLTEEQITALIENKRVIGPEKDVLEVLNAIKVYEKLDEYKFSSDKSFLKAHLQLMNGLIESAGKYRKQGVGIVKGTKVEHIAPPYENVPHLMKNLFEYLKDSDELTLIKSCVFHYEMEFIHPFLDGNGRMGRLWQTLILMTEYPVFEFLPFETLINKTQDEYYKSLAISDKLGKSTYFIEYMLGVIEKSLESLLNYNNRVLKDIDRLEYFLNLGIKEFNRKDYMNIFKELSSATASRDLKKGIELNMFESVGNLNQTKYIVK; encoded by the coding sequence ATGAAACCGCCTTACGACATTACCCCGAAAATTCTAAAACTGATAAGCTCAATTTCAGAAAAAATTGGAGAAGTAAACGCTAATTATCTAAGTAAACAGTCTCCGGAACTCCGAAAACAGAATAGAATTAAAACAATATATTCTTCGCTACAAATTGAAGGTAATACATTAACTGAAGAACAGATTACAGCTTTAATTGAAAACAAAAGAGTAATCGGACCAGAAAAAGATGTATTAGAAGTTTTAAATGCAATTAAAGTTTATGAAAAATTAGATGAATACAAATTTTCATCTGATAAAAGTTTTTTAAAAGCGCATCTTCAATTAATGAATGGGTTAATTGAAAGTGCTGGAAAATATAGAAAACAAGGCGTTGGAATAGTTAAAGGAACAAAAGTTGAACACATCGCGCCACCTTATGAGAATGTACCTCATTTAATGAAAAATTTATTTGAATATCTTAAGGATTCGGATGAATTAACATTAATAAAAAGTTGTGTATTTCATTACGAAATGGAATTTATTCATCCTTTTTTAGATGGAAATGGAAGAATGGGAAGATTATGGCAAACTCTGATTCTAATGACTGAATATCCAGTTTTTGAGTTTTTGCCATTCGAAACATTAATTAATAAAACCCAGGATGAATATTATAAATCATTGGCTATAAGCGATAAGTTAGGAAAGTCAACATATTTTATTGAATATATGCTTGGTGTTATCGAAAAGTCACTTGAAAGCTTGCTTAACTACAACAATAGAGTTTTGAAAGATATTGATCGGCTAGAGTATTTTTTGAACTTAGGAATTAAAGAGTTTAATAGAAAAGATTATATGAACATATTCAAAGAATTGTCATCAGCAACTGCTAGTAGAGATTTAAAAAAGGGAATTGAACTCAATATGTTTGAAAGTGTTGGTAATTTAAACCAAACAAAATATATTGTGAAATAA